From the Solanum pennellii chromosome 4, SPENNV200 genome, one window contains:
- the LOC107015995 gene encoding protein indeterminate-domain 5, chloroplastic-like isoform X3, whose product MATNRFLCEVCNKGFQREQNLQLHRRGHNLPWKLKQKNTKEVAKRKVYLCPEPTCVHHEPSRALGDLTGIKKHYFRKHGEKKFKCEKCSKKYAVQSDWKAHTKTCGTREYRCDCGTLFSRRDSFITHRAFCDALVQENARNILSPNSLMNTLGMNNNQYLYGSSSNINLGTFSKLGNNNITKTTTTTTTTSGVQFDHHHDNNLIGSSTTTTTTTNNPFFLQETNQDHYNANNNNIKPLMVHGLMQLPNLDQNNDHNNNSSSSTTMFNLNFFQNNLSTNSGISGDHHHHHRHHDNNSNISCSIPSLYGVQVLESSNTTFSSGPIMSATALLQKAAQMGSSSTSNISATASLFKAFGSNTSGSSSSGTKSDHQAFNFGSDITVDGGIINAYGGGSHEGYNTTTKLNFEQNQGPPQKKQLTRDFLGVGEIVRSMNGRFSTQREQQQQNNGLNNMMSSLLDPETNQIQQSFGSATNFQ is encoded by the exons ATGGCAACAAATAGATTCTTATGTGAGGTATGCAACaaaggttttcaaagagaaCAAAACTTACAACTCCATAGAAGAGGACACAATTTGCCATGGaaattaaagcaaaaaaatacaaaagaagtTGCAAAAAGAAAGGTTTATCTTTGTCCAGAACCAACATGTGTTCATCATGAACCAAGTAGAGCACTTGGTGATCTTACTGGgattaaaaaacattattttagaaaacatggtgaaaaaaaattcaaatgtgAAAAATGTTCAAAGAAATATGCTGTTCAGTCTGATTGGAAAGCACATACAAAAACTTGTGGCACTAGAGAGTATAGATGTGATTGTGGCACTCTTTTCTCCAG GCGCGACAGCTTCATCACACATAGAGCCTTTTGTGATGCCTTGGTTCAAGAAAATGCAAGAAATATCCTTTCACCAAACTCCTTGATGAACACCCTTGGCATGAACAACAACCAATATTTATATGGAAGTAGTAGCAACATAAACTTAGGCACCTTCTCCAAATTGGGCAATAACAACATCACAAAGACTACTACTACTACAACTACTACTAGTGGTGTTCAATTTGATCATCATCATGACAACAACCTCATTGGATCAagtactactactactactactactaacaATCCCTTTTTCCTTCAAGAAACAAATCAAGATCATTACAAtgccaacaacaacaatatcaaacCATTAATGGTCCATGGCCTAATGCAACTTCCTAATCTTGATCAAAACAATGATCATAACAacaatagtagtagtagtactaCTATGTTTAACCTCaacttttttcaaaacaatttgTCTACCAATAGTGGAATTTCGGgtgatcatcatcatcatcatcgccATCATGATAACAATAGTAATATAAGTTGTTCAATTCCATCACTTTATGGGGTACAAGTACTTGAGAGTAGTAATACAACTTTTTCATCTGGACCAATAATGTCAGCCACAGCATTACTACAAAAGGCAGCACAAATGGGATCTTCTAGTACAAGTAATATTAGTGCAACTGCCTCATTGTTCAAAGCCTTTGGAAGTAATACTAGTGGTTCATCATCTAGTGGCACAAAATCTGATCATCAAGCTTTCAACTTTGGTAGTGACATTACAG TAGATGGTGGTATCATCAATGCTTATGGAGGTGGATCACATGAAGGGTACAATACAACAACAAAGTTGAACTTTGAGCAAAATCAAGGTCCACCTCAAAAGAAACAATTGACTAGAGACTTTCTTGGAGTTGGGGAGATAGTAAGAAGTATGAATGGGAGATTTAGTACCCAaagagaacaacaacaacaaaataatggaTTGAACAATATGATGAGCTCATTGTTGGATCCAGAGACAAACCAAATTCAACAGAGTTTTGGAAGTGCTACCAATTTTCAATGA
- the LOC107015995 gene encoding protein indeterminate-domain 4, chloroplastic-like isoform X1, protein MAGGSSTSSMFFGMREEELSQNQQENLLQAQAPSKKRRNQPGTPSPDAEVIALSPNTLMATNRFLCEVCNKGFQREQNLQLHRRGHNLPWKLKQKNTKEVAKRKVYLCPEPTCVHHEPSRALGDLTGIKKHYFRKHGEKKFKCEKCSKKYAVQSDWKAHTKTCGTREYRCDCGTLFSRRDSFITHRAFCDALVQENARNILSPNSLMNTLGMNNNQYLYGSSSNINLGTFSKLGNNNITKTTTTTTTTSGVQFDHHHDNNLIGSSTTTTTTTNNPFFLQETNQDHYNANNNNIKPLMVHGLMQLPNLDQNNDHNNNSSSSTTMFNLNFFQNNLSTNSGISGDHHHHHRHHDNNSNISCSIPSLYGVQVLESSNTTFSSGPIMSATALLQKAAQMGSSSTSNISATASLFKAFGSNTSGSSSSGTKSDHQAFNFGSDITVDGGIINAYGGGSHEGYNTTTKLNFEQNQGPPQKKQLTRDFLGVGEIVRSMNGRFSTQREQQQQNNGLNNMMSSLLDPETNQIQQSFGSATNFQ, encoded by the exons atggCTGGAGGTTCATCAACATCATCTATGTTTTTTGGTATGAGAGAAGAAGAATTAAGTCAAAATCAACAAGAAAATCTCCTTCAAGCTCAAGCACCAtcaaagaagagaagaaatcaACCAGGCACACCAA GTCCAGACGCAGAAGTGATAGCGTTATCCCCAAATACTCTAATGGCAACAAATAGATTCTTATGTGAGGTATGCAACaaaggttttcaaagagaaCAAAACTTACAACTCCATAGAAGAGGACACAATTTGCCATGGaaattaaagcaaaaaaatacaaaagaagtTGCAAAAAGAAAGGTTTATCTTTGTCCAGAACCAACATGTGTTCATCATGAACCAAGTAGAGCACTTGGTGATCTTACTGGgattaaaaaacattattttagaaaacatggtgaaaaaaaattcaaatgtgAAAAATGTTCAAAGAAATATGCTGTTCAGTCTGATTGGAAAGCACATACAAAAACTTGTGGCACTAGAGAGTATAGATGTGATTGTGGCACTCTTTTCTCCAG GCGCGACAGCTTCATCACACATAGAGCCTTTTGTGATGCCTTGGTTCAAGAAAATGCAAGAAATATCCTTTCACCAAACTCCTTGATGAACACCCTTGGCATGAACAACAACCAATATTTATATGGAAGTAGTAGCAACATAAACTTAGGCACCTTCTCCAAATTGGGCAATAACAACATCACAAAGACTACTACTACTACAACTACTACTAGTGGTGTTCAATTTGATCATCATCATGACAACAACCTCATTGGATCAagtactactactactactactactaacaATCCCTTTTTCCTTCAAGAAACAAATCAAGATCATTACAAtgccaacaacaacaatatcaaacCATTAATGGTCCATGGCCTAATGCAACTTCCTAATCTTGATCAAAACAATGATCATAACAacaatagtagtagtagtactaCTATGTTTAACCTCaacttttttcaaaacaatttgTCTACCAATAGTGGAATTTCGGgtgatcatcatcatcatcatcgccATCATGATAACAATAGTAATATAAGTTGTTCAATTCCATCACTTTATGGGGTACAAGTACTTGAGAGTAGTAATACAACTTTTTCATCTGGACCAATAATGTCAGCCACAGCATTACTACAAAAGGCAGCACAAATGGGATCTTCTAGTACAAGTAATATTAGTGCAACTGCCTCATTGTTCAAAGCCTTTGGAAGTAATACTAGTGGTTCATCATCTAGTGGCACAAAATCTGATCATCAAGCTTTCAACTTTGGTAGTGACATTACAG TAGATGGTGGTATCATCAATGCTTATGGAGGTGGATCACATGAAGGGTACAATACAACAACAAAGTTGAACTTTGAGCAAAATCAAGGTCCACCTCAAAAGAAACAATTGACTAGAGACTTTCTTGGAGTTGGGGAGATAGTAAGAAGTATGAATGGGAGATTTAGTACCCAaagagaacaacaacaacaaaataatggaTTGAACAATATGATGAGCTCATTGTTGGATCCAGAGACAAACCAAATTCAACAGAGTTTTGGAAGTGCTACCAATTTTCAATGA
- the LOC107015995 gene encoding protein indeterminate-domain 5, chloroplastic-like isoform X2, whose product MAGGSSTSSMFFGMREEELSQNQQENLLQAQAPSKKRRNQPGTPSPDAEVIALSPNTLMATNRFLCEVCNKGFQREQNLQLHRRGHNLPWKLKQKNTKEVAKRKVYLCPEPTCVHHEPSRALGDLTGIKKHYFRKHGEKKFKCEKCSKKYAVQSDWKAHTKTCGTREYRCDCGTLFSRRDSFITHRAFCDALVQENARNILSPNSLMNTLGMNNNQYLYGSSSNINLGTFSKLGNNNITKTTTTTTTTSGVQFDHHHDNNLIGSSTTTTTTTNNPFFLQETNQDHYNANNNNIKPLMVHGLMQLPNLDQNNDHNNNSSSSTTMFNLNFFQNNLSTNSGISGDHHHHHRHHDNNSNISCSIPSLYGVQVLESSNTTFSSGPIMSATALLQKAAQMGSSSTSNISATASLFKAFGSNTSGSSSSGTKSDHQAFNFGSDITDGGIINAYGGGSHEGYNTTTKLNFEQNQGPPQKKQLTRDFLGVGEIVRSMNGRFSTQREQQQQNNGLNNMMSSLLDPETNQIQQSFGSATNFQ is encoded by the exons atggCTGGAGGTTCATCAACATCATCTATGTTTTTTGGTATGAGAGAAGAAGAATTAAGTCAAAATCAACAAGAAAATCTCCTTCAAGCTCAAGCACCAtcaaagaagagaagaaatcaACCAGGCACACCAA GTCCAGACGCAGAAGTGATAGCGTTATCCCCAAATACTCTAATGGCAACAAATAGATTCTTATGTGAGGTATGCAACaaaggttttcaaagagaaCAAAACTTACAACTCCATAGAAGAGGACACAATTTGCCATGGaaattaaagcaaaaaaatacaaaagaagtTGCAAAAAGAAAGGTTTATCTTTGTCCAGAACCAACATGTGTTCATCATGAACCAAGTAGAGCACTTGGTGATCTTACTGGgattaaaaaacattattttagaaaacatggtgaaaaaaaattcaaatgtgAAAAATGTTCAAAGAAATATGCTGTTCAGTCTGATTGGAAAGCACATACAAAAACTTGTGGCACTAGAGAGTATAGATGTGATTGTGGCACTCTTTTCTCCAG GCGCGACAGCTTCATCACACATAGAGCCTTTTGTGATGCCTTGGTTCAAGAAAATGCAAGAAATATCCTTTCACCAAACTCCTTGATGAACACCCTTGGCATGAACAACAACCAATATTTATATGGAAGTAGTAGCAACATAAACTTAGGCACCTTCTCCAAATTGGGCAATAACAACATCACAAAGACTACTACTACTACAACTACTACTAGTGGTGTTCAATTTGATCATCATCATGACAACAACCTCATTGGATCAagtactactactactactactactaacaATCCCTTTTTCCTTCAAGAAACAAATCAAGATCATTACAAtgccaacaacaacaatatcaaacCATTAATGGTCCATGGCCTAATGCAACTTCCTAATCTTGATCAAAACAATGATCATAACAacaatagtagtagtagtactaCTATGTTTAACCTCaacttttttcaaaacaatttgTCTACCAATAGTGGAATTTCGGgtgatcatcatcatcatcatcgccATCATGATAACAATAGTAATATAAGTTGTTCAATTCCATCACTTTATGGGGTACAAGTACTTGAGAGTAGTAATACAACTTTTTCATCTGGACCAATAATGTCAGCCACAGCATTACTACAAAAGGCAGCACAAATGGGATCTTCTAGTACAAGTAATATTAGTGCAACTGCCTCATTGTTCAAAGCCTTTGGAAGTAATACTAGTGGTTCATCATCTAGTGGCACAAAATCTGATCATCAAGCTTTCAACTTTGGTAGTGACATTACAG ATGGTGGTATCATCAATGCTTATGGAGGTGGATCACATGAAGGGTACAATACAACAACAAAGTTGAACTTTGAGCAAAATCAAGGTCCACCTCAAAAGAAACAATTGACTAGAGACTTTCTTGGAGTTGGGGAGATAGTAAGAAGTATGAATGGGAGATTTAGTACCCAaagagaacaacaacaacaaaataatggaTTGAACAATATGATGAGCTCATTGTTGGATCCAGAGACAAACCAAATTCAACAGAGTTTTGGAAGTGCTACCAATTTTCAATGA
- the LOC107015641 gene encoding NADH dehydrogenase [ubiquinone] 1 beta subcomplex subunit 7, whose protein sequence is MEVPGSSKKMIATQEEMVENKVPLAYRDQCAHLLIPLNKCRQSEFYLPWKCEDERHTYEKCAYELVMERMLQMQKIREEEARMKQKGHQSIPLIPKTANA, encoded by the coding sequence ATGGAGGTTCCAGGTTCATCGAAGAAGATGATTGCAACACAAGAAGAAATGGTGGAAAACAAAGTGCCATTAGCATATAGGGATCAGTGCGCACACCTTTTGATCCCTTTGAACAAGTGTCGGCAATCGGAATTTTATCTTCCATGGAAGTGCGAGGATGAACGCCATACATATGAGAAGTGTGCGTATGAGCTTGTTATGGAACGGATGCTTCAGATGCAGAAGATCCGTGAAGAGGAAGCACGAATGAAGCAAAAGGGACATCAATCCATTCCTCTCATTCCTAAGACTGCTAATGCCTAG